One genomic segment of Stigmatopora argus isolate UIUO_Sarg chromosome 3, RoL_Sarg_1.0, whole genome shotgun sequence includes these proteins:
- the tmem17 gene encoding transmembrane protein 17B → MDLPDTIRKGLEDFSRNVFVDSNAKQRLALSTQGKPILSSLPLQMSLFFNMYFFPLWWLTEIVMLQLKYSALPEYYKTILITILILMTLIETIRLYLGYVGNLQEEIAELAGFWLLSILLQLPQTLFQLFNEGILIQPLERGIHAVLAIFILSQAVAGFMALRNLVRHTESQFHLRQFD, encoded by the exons ATGGACTTACCAGACACGATCCGAAAAGGCTTGGAGGACTTCTCTCGAAACGTCTTTGTGGACTCGAACGCCAAACAGCGCTTGGCATTGTCGACGCAAG GAAAGCCGATTCTGTCCAGTTTGCCCCTCCAGATGTCCCTCTTCTTCAACATGTATTTCTTCCCCTTGTGGTGGCTAACGGAGATTGTCATGCTGCAGCTCAAA TACTCTGCTTTGCCGGAATACTACAAGACCATCCTGATCACCATCCTCATACTCATGACGCTGATTGAGACCATTCGACTTTACCTCGGTTACGTGGGGAACCTGCAGGAAGAG ATTGCAGAGTTGGCTGGATTTTGGCTGCTGAGCATCTTGCTGCAGTTACCGCAAACGCTTTTCCAGCTGTTCAACGAGGGCATTCTCATCCAGCCGCTGGAGAGGGGGATTCACGCTGTTTTGGCCATTTTTATACTCTCCCAG GCTGTGGCCGGGTTCATGGCGCTCCGGAATTTGGTCCGGCACACCGAGAGTCAATTCCATCTGCGTCAGTTTGACTGA
- the slc15a5 gene encoding solute carrier family 15 member 5 has product MSAGPERRRSGGRRKKVQVVICVLLVELCERFTFFGIVCNMILFCTVKLGYDNYLAATVNLCFIGASTLAPVLVGWFAETCLGRTKVLYLCALLHFFGTAMLPVVAFPFEDFYIDTHHMSHKLGGQEQQALFYTGLLAAVLGIGGIRAVLCPLGAYSLHGYDHRQLLGFFNWFYWLVNLNSTVVFLGIAYIQQSVAKNLAFLIPFMSALLALIAIHMTRNKLTYKPKKGGSLLTTLGVFFNSLRMCRLDSRHLSGDVASWLDRAKENNGGRYSETHVENVKVLAKLFPLYGLQLVYRACVTQIPSGYYLQTMNSNLHLSEALLPIGAMNVISILPLLALAPLMECVNGVWLSASGRPPLAPARVVTLGQACAALSVLAAALTELRRKAFPLVEQTLSGKVLRVSSMPCFQLAPQYVLLGLAEALVTPACSLISFQLSPGHIRGISLHFLTLSYGGGCFLGAVCIQLAYFLSGGSFYPSVLHEGNLDTFFFLMASLMAVNTLVYWSISHRYLDLSVRGKALAASPVTEKLLQYKACLRYYDTMDNSCDSII; this is encoded by the exons ATGTCCGCCGGGCCAGAGCGTAGGAGGTCCGGCGGGAGGCGCAAGAAGGTCCAAGTGGTGATTTGCGTTCTGTTGGTGGAGCTTTGCGAAAGATTCACCTTTTTCGGCATCGTGTGCAACATGATTCTTTTCTGCACCGTCAAGTTGGGCTACGACAATTACCTGGCGGCCACCGTCAATTTGTGCTTTATCGGAGCCAGCACGCTCGCCCCCGTCTTGGTGGGGTGGTTCGCCGAAACCTGCCTGGGGAGGACCAAAGTGCTCTACCTGTGCGCActgctgcatttttttg GCACGGCCATGTTACCCGTGGTGGCGTTCCCCTTCGAAGACTTTTACATCGACACGCACCACATGAGCCACAAGTTGGGAGGCCAAGAGCAGCAGGCTCTGTTCTACACGGGCCTGCTGGCCGCCGTGCTGGGCATCGGTGGCATCCGCGCCGTCCTCTGCCCTTTGGGAGCATACAGCCTGCACGGCTACGACCACCGCCAGCTCCTGGGCTTCTTCAACTG GTTCTACTGGTTGGTGAACCTGAATTCCACGGTGGTGTTTTTGGGGATCGCCTACATCCAGCAATCTGTGGCCAAAAATCTGGCTTTCCTAATCCCATTTATGTCGGCGTTGCTGGCGCTCATCGCCATACACATGACACGCAACAAACTCACCTACAAACCCAAGAAAG GCGGCTCGCTGCTGACCACACTGGGCGTTTTTTTCAACTCGCTGAGGATGTGCCGCCTGGACTCCCGCCACCTGAGCGGCGACGTGGCGTCGTGGCTGGACCGGGCCAAGGAGAACAACGGCGGGCGCTACAGCGAGACTCACGTGGAAAACGTCAAAGTCCTAGCCAAGCTCTTCCCCCTTTACGGACTCCAGCTCGTATACCGAGCTTGCGTGACCCAG ATCCCGTCGGGTTATTATTTGCAGACCATGAACTCCAACCTCCACCTGAGCGAGGCGCTGCTGCCCATCGGCGCCATGAACGTGATCAGCATCCTGCCCCTGCTGGCGTTGGCGCCGCTGATGGAATGCGTCAACGGCGTCTGGCTGTCGGCGTCCGGGAGGCCGCCGCTGGCCCCCGCCCGAGTCGTCA CTCTGGGACAGGCGTGCGCGGCGCTGTCCGTACTGGCGGCGGCTTTGACGGAGCTGCGCCGGAAGGCTTTCCCCTTGGTGGAGCAGACCCTCTCCGGGAAGGTCCTGCGGGTGTCCTCCATGCCCTGTTTCCAGCTGGCGCCGCAGTACGTCCTCCTCGGGTTGGCCGAGGCTCTGGTCACCCCCGCGT GTTCCCTCATCTCTTTCCAACTGAGCCCCGGACACATTCGAGGAATCTCCCTGCACTTTCTCACGCTGTCCTACGGAGGGGGCTGTTTCCTCGGCGCCGTGTGCATTCAGCTGGCTTACTTCCTCTCTGGAG GTTCCTTTTATCCGAGCGTCCTCCATGAAGGAAACCTGGACACGTTCTTCTTCCTCATGGCTTCGCTGATGGCCGTCAACACCTTGGTGTATTGGAGCATATCTCACAG GTACCTGGATTTGAGCGTGCGCGGGAAAGCGCTAGCGGCTAGCCCGGTAACAGAGAAGCTTCTTCAGTACAAAGCATGCCTGCGCTACTACGACACCATGGACAATTCCTGCGATTCCATCATTTGA
- the ccdc34 gene encoding coiled-coil domain-containing protein 34 isoform X1: MAGWCPPSSAAENFSSTPLKPNETKDVQIPDFVGEEDSVLEDDDDTYSLVSPIYHDSYKSDEDDDFTEEPLGVEGEQTPSEQLETETLSPWQKWLVNKCKEEQVKMKKKIEEAHFLKEKEAKEEMERQKKKILEKKKIRDWQQLKREQERQDQLLKSTQEETETRLRAEKQKETEKRAQQKYKDWLQKKKQERLEKEKKQKELATLKEEQEQERRRKADQNFKEWLAKNEQKLKASPKTPPSVPFLLHPPPGFYNPIPWKPIHTPPPEWSPDDNPRQGSQKGRGRSSYDAAFRISQRTYR; this comes from the exons ATGGCCGGCTGGTGCCCTCCGAGCTCCGCTGCGGAGAACTTCAGCTCGACTCCTCTCAAGCCCAACGAGACGAAAGATGTCCAAATTCCCGACTTCGTTGGGGAAGAAGACTCGGTCctcgaggacgacgacgacacGTACTCCCTGGTGTCCCCAATTTACCACGACAGTTATAAGAGCGATGAAGACGACGACTTCACCGAGGAACCTCTCGG AGTGGAGGGGGAGCAAACTCCATCGGAGCAGCTAGAAACCGAAACCCTCAGTCCTTGGCAAAAGTGGCTGGTAAACAAGTGTAAAGAAGAGCAggtgaaaatgaaaaagaaaatagaggAG GCACATTTCCTCAaggaaaaagaagcaaaagaagaaatggaacgccaaaaaaaaaagatcttggagaaaaaaaagatccgAGACTGGCAGCAGCTCAAAAGAGAACAG gaaAGACAGGATCAGCTTCTGAAAAGCACCCAAGAAGAAACGGAGACTCGTCTTCGAGCGGAAAAACAGAAAGAGACTGAAAAGAGAGCGCAACAAAAGTACAAAGACTGGCTGCAAAAGAAGAAACAGGAGAGgctggaaaaggaaaagaagCAAAAA GAGCTCGCCACTTTGAAGGAGGAGCAAGAGCAGGAGCGCCGACGGAAAGCGGATCAGAACTTTAAGGAATGGCTGGCCAAAAACGAGCAGAAACTGAAAGCCAGTCCCAAAACGCCACCTTCGG TCCCCTTCCTATTGCACCCGCCGCCCGGCTTTTACAACCCCATCCCGTGGAAGCCCATTCACACGCCTCCTCCGGAATGGTCTCCCGATGACAACCCCAGGCAAGGGTCTCAAAAAGGAAGAGGGCGATCCAGCTACGACGCCGCTTTCAGAATCTCACAGCGCACCTATAGGTGA
- the ccdc34 gene encoding coiled-coil domain-containing protein 34 isoform X2, whose translation MAGWCPPSSAAENFSSTPLKPNETKDVQIPDFVGEEDSVLEDDDDTYSLVSPIYHDSYKSDEDDDFTEEPLGVEGEQTPSEQLETETLSPWQKWLVNKCKEEQAHFLKEKEAKEEMERQKKKILEKKKIRDWQQLKREQERQDQLLKSTQEETETRLRAEKQKETEKRAQQKYKDWLQKKKQERLEKEKKQKELATLKEEQEQERRRKADQNFKEWLAKNEQKLKASPKTPPSVPFLLHPPPGFYNPIPWKPIHTPPPEWSPDDNPRQGSQKGRGRSSYDAAFRISQRTYR comes from the exons ATGGCCGGCTGGTGCCCTCCGAGCTCCGCTGCGGAGAACTTCAGCTCGACTCCTCTCAAGCCCAACGAGACGAAAGATGTCCAAATTCCCGACTTCGTTGGGGAAGAAGACTCGGTCctcgaggacgacgacgacacGTACTCCCTGGTGTCCCCAATTTACCACGACAGTTATAAGAGCGATGAAGACGACGACTTCACCGAGGAACCTCTCGG AGTGGAGGGGGAGCAAACTCCATCGGAGCAGCTAGAAACCGAAACCCTCAGTCCTTGGCAAAAGTGGCTGGTAAACAAGTGTAAAGAAGAGCAg GCACATTTCCTCAaggaaaaagaagcaaaagaagaaatggaacgccaaaaaaaaaagatcttggagaaaaaaaagatccgAGACTGGCAGCAGCTCAAAAGAGAACAG gaaAGACAGGATCAGCTTCTGAAAAGCACCCAAGAAGAAACGGAGACTCGTCTTCGAGCGGAAAAACAGAAAGAGACTGAAAAGAGAGCGCAACAAAAGTACAAAGACTGGCTGCAAAAGAAGAAACAGGAGAGgctggaaaaggaaaagaagCAAAAA GAGCTCGCCACTTTGAAGGAGGAGCAAGAGCAGGAGCGCCGACGGAAAGCGGATCAGAACTTTAAGGAATGGCTGGCCAAAAACGAGCAGAAACTGAAAGCCAGTCCCAAAACGCCACCTTCGG TCCCCTTCCTATTGCACCCGCCGCCCGGCTTTTACAACCCCATCCCGTGGAAGCCCATTCACACGCCTCCTCCGGAATGGTCTCCCGATGACAACCCCAGGCAAGGGTCTCAAAAAGGAAGAGGGCGATCCAGCTACGACGCCGCTTTCAGAATCTCACAGCGCACCTATAGGTGA
- the LOC144071259 gene encoding haloacid dehalogenase-like hydrolase domain-containing 5, whose amino-acid sequence MQSAKCLKSGWKLFKSGSEEAARHYGNISTQGSFGLLFDIDGVLVRGRTPIPAAKRCFQKLVDRRGQYKVPVVFVTNAGNGLRRAKAEHLSSLLEVEVSPEQVMLSHSPLRMFTQFHQKCVLVSGQGPIPEVARALGFQNVVTIDQVREGYPLLDIVDHDRRPKDTIPPTKGLQPIDAVILFGEPIRWETNLQLILDVLLTGGRPDRNWDGAPSSQVPLLACNMDLLWMAEAKNPRFGHGTFLACLESLYEKVTGQELKYEALIGKPSVLTYNYAELLLKQQAQKLGWSSPVQTIYAIGDNPMADIYGANLYDRSLRAAPRTEAQRPEACHSILVCTGVYSKEEAPLPDSPQRAFHGHRDFAFEVNLTRPSYVVEDVQDAVELAFEREGRPLC is encoded by the exons ATGCAAAGcgcaaagtgtttgaaaagtggATGGAAGCTTTTTAAATCGGGGAGTGAGGAAGCAGCAAGACACTACGGCAAT ATATCTACTCAAGGCTCATTCGGTCTCCTCTTCGACATCGATGGCGTGTTGGTGCGCGGCCGGACGCCCATCCCGGCGGCCAAGCGCTGTTTTCAGAAGCTGGTGGACCGGCGCGGGCAATACAAAGTACCGGTGGTCTTCGTCACCAACGCGGGAAATGGTTTGCGGCGGGCCAAAGCGGAACATCTTTCAAGTTTGCTTGAAGTGGAG GTGTCGCCGGAGCAAGTGATGCTGTCCCACAGTCCTTTGAGGATGTTTACGCAGTTTCACCAAAAGTGCGTGCTGGTGTCCGGACAGGGTCCCATCCCAGAGGTGGCTCGTGC GTTGGGCTTCCAGAACGTGGTCACCATAGATCAAGTCCGAGAAGGTTATCCTCTCCTCGACATTGTTGATCACGACAGAAGACCCAAAGACACC ATTCCTCCCACAAAAGGATTACAGCCAATAGATG CTGTCATCTTATTTGGCGAGCCGATCAGATGGGAGACCAATCTCCAGCTCATTCTCGACGTCCTCCTGACCGGCGGCCGTCCGGACAGAAATTGGGACGGCGCGCCTTCTTCTCAGGTTCCCCTGCTGGCGTGCAACATGGACCTCCTCTGGATGGCCGAGGCTAAAAATCCCAG GTTCGGTCACGGGACGTTCTTGGCGTGCTTGGAGAGCCTGTACGAGAAAGTGACGGGTCAGGAGCTGAAATACGAGGCCCTGATCGGTAAACCCAGCGTGCTGACTTACAACTACGCCGAGTTGCTTCTCAAGCAGCAGGCCCAGAAACTTGGATGGAGCTCGCCCGTCCAAACGATCTACGCCATCGG CGACAACCCCATGGCCGACATATACGGCGCCAACCTGTACGACCGCTCCCTCCGGGCGGCCCCACGCACGGAAGCCCAGCGCCCCGAGGCGTGCCACTCCATCCTGGTGTGCACGGGCGTATACAGCAAAGAGGAGGCGCCGTTGCCGGATTCTCCGCAGCGCGCCTTTCACGGACACAGGGACTTCGCTTTCGAGGTCAATCTCACGCGGCCGTCCTACGTGGTGGAAGACGTCCAAGATGCGGTGGAGCTGGCGTTCGAGCGGGAAGGCCGGCCTCTATGTTAG
- the ccdc77 gene encoding coiled-coil domain-containing protein 77: MGSPKRYTVAQRSCECAIYSSRDESSPLPPVNERLAFLRPSKERLDLLKGKIAQFDGEHGQLLKTLEKYKSIIEDQHKLTSDLRQREAEITELKNALSDMQVYLYQEREQSLRLHAENDRLKIRELEDRKKIQQLLALVGSEDGETTYFHREPPHKVTVRQKNRSLGLGDNICLRPTKIKTTVTRRVEASKTAKLAEMGTGDNLEKYKMDNHSLMLQVEALQAQMEEQTRLAREQVETLQEDREIRKDEAQAERQRFEKHVGTLTDTLQRTQNLLYESTKDFLKLKHATRLEEKKWLVEKDRLLAQAEGRRESSKAARTRQTANVSVAPARASSPPPPRHEIKVLQGEITQANRLAEMYREQCVAMETELAQAREQGEVGQEIFKERTEKASQRLKVMTQRYEALERRRTLEAEGFKTDLRQLRTKLKDVEKQLLQVMLNVGPNQDLAILQEVRDSNSRTKKVQGDLVTLKAKIYGLENELRYC; this comes from the exons ATGGGATCCCCTAAAAGATATACAGTGGCACAGAG ATCCTGCGAATGTGCCATATATTCCAGCCGCGATGAGAGCTCCCCGCTGCCCCCCGTCAACGAGCGCTTGGCCTTCCTTCGTCCGTCCAAGGAACGTTTGGACCTGTTAAAGGGGAAGATCGCCCAGTTCGATGGCGAACACGGACAGCTGCTGAAGACCTTGGAGAAGTACAAGAGCATCATCGAGGACCAG CATAAACTGACGAGTGACCTACGCCAGCGGGAGGCTGAAATTACGGAGCTGAAAAATGCGCTGAGCGACATGCAGGTGTACCTCTACCAAGAAAGGGAGCAGTCCTTGCGCCTTCATGCGGAAAATGACAGGCTCAAAATCAG GGAGTTGGAGGACCGAAAGAAAATTCAACAGCTTCTCGCGCTGGTGGGTTCTGAAGACGGAGAGACCACTTATTTCCATCGAGAGCCTCCTCACAAG GTGACGGTGAGACAGAAGAACCGAAGCTTGGGACTGGGAGACAACATTTGTCTCAggcccacaaaaataaaaacaactgtcaccaGGAGAG TCGAGGCCAGCAAGACGGCCAAATTAGCCGAAATGGGAACCGGCGACAATTTGGAAAAATACAAGATGGACAACCACAGCTTAATGCTCCAA GTGGAAGCCCTGCAGGCCCAGATGGAGGAACAAACCCGGCTGGCCCGAGAGCAAGTGGAGACGCTCCAAGAGGACCGGGAGATCAGAAAAGACGAAGCGCAGGCCGAAAGACAGCGATTTGAGAAACACGTCGGCACCCTGACGGACAC ACTACAGCGAACGCAGAACCTCCTCTACGAAAGCACCAAAGACTTCCTCAAGCTGAAACACGCTACCCGattggaggagaagaaatggttGGTGGAGAAGGACCGGCTCCTAGCTCAAGCGGAGGGACGCCGCGAAAGTTCCAAGGCGGCGCGAACGCGACAGACTGCTAACGTCAGCGTGGCGCCGGCTCGCGCCAGCTCGCCGCCTCCGCCCAGGCACGAAATCAAG gtcttGCAGGGCGAAATTACGCAAGCTAATCGCTTGGCCGAGATGTACAGGGAACAATGCGTGGCTATGGAAACCGAGTTGGCTCAAGCCAGAGAGCAAGGGGAGGTCGGCCAGGAAATATTTAAG GAGCGTACGGAAAAAGCCTCTCAACGTCTGAAGGTGATGACTCAACGTTACGAGGCGTTGGAGAGGAGGCGGACCTTAGAAGCGGAGGGCTTCAAGACTGACCTCAGGCAACTTCGGACTAAACTCAAAGATGTAGAGAAACAGCTTCTTCAG GTGATGCTCAACGTGGGACCCAACCAAGATTTAGCTATTCTCCAGGAAGTCCGGGATAGCAATTCAAGGACTAAGAAGGTCCAGGGTGACCTGGTGACCTTGAAGGCCAAAATTTACGGACTGGAAAATGAGCTACGATATTGCTGA